A single genomic interval of Paludisphaera rhizosphaerae harbors:
- a CDS encoding DUF1559 domain-containing protein, translating into MSRTRRLRGFTLIELLVVIAIIAVLIALLLPAVQSAREAARRAQCVNNLKQMGLAAANFESTYSNLVPGIGPYPTATTYTTRMSSLAMLLPYLEQSAAYSAFNLQHGIDTGAPAQLTASYQIVSAYVCPSDGETAKFSQYAPGGLGYNNYMCSLGNSPSQQLGTATNQEPDSSRAGVFNYRLKTGGSAFLDAAKTMPNTDYLACVPVKLSEITDGTSNTALFSETKRSRAVQNTTAEILFADKINVYTSAASFSGATAIDPPADCASGATQTRIRYRGQMYYRSLPSTYAYSHTVPPNYKLWDCADLPTYTQVHGAARSYHSGGVNVAFCDGSVRFIKDSISLPTWRALGSKAGGEIVSADSY; encoded by the coding sequence ATGAGTCGAACTCGCCGTCTTCGCGGCTTTACGCTTATTGAACTTCTCGTCGTGATCGCCATCATCGCCGTGCTGATCGCGCTGCTGCTGCCGGCCGTACAGAGCGCCCGCGAGGCCGCCCGTCGCGCCCAGTGCGTCAACAACCTGAAGCAGATGGGTCTGGCCGCCGCCAACTTTGAGTCGACCTACAGCAATCTGGTGCCCGGTATCGGGCCCTACCCGACCGCGACCACGTACACGACGCGGATGTCGTCGCTGGCGATGTTGCTGCCGTATTTGGAGCAGTCGGCGGCCTATTCGGCGTTCAACCTCCAGCACGGGATCGACACCGGCGCTCCGGCGCAGCTCACGGCCAGCTATCAGATCGTCTCGGCCTACGTCTGCCCGTCTGACGGCGAGACCGCCAAGTTCAGCCAGTACGCCCCCGGCGGTCTCGGCTACAACAACTACATGTGCAGCCTGGGCAACTCCCCCTCCCAGCAGTTGGGCACGGCGACCAACCAGGAACCGGATTCCAGCCGGGCCGGCGTCTTCAATTACCGTCTCAAGACGGGGGGCTCGGCGTTCCTCGACGCGGCCAAGACGATGCCGAACACCGACTACCTGGCCTGCGTTCCGGTGAAGCTCTCGGAGATCACCGACGGCACGAGCAACACCGCCCTGTTCTCAGAGACGAAGCGGTCGCGAGCCGTCCAGAACACGACGGCCGAGATCCTCTTCGCCGACAAGATCAACGTTTACACCTCTGCGGCCTCGTTCTCGGGGGCGACGGCCATCGATCCGCCCGCGGACTGCGCGAGCGGCGCCACGCAGACTCGGATCCGCTATCGCGGTCAGATGTACTACCGCAGTCTTCCTTCGACCTACGCCTATTCCCACACTGTCCCGCCCAACTACAAGCTGTGGGATTGTGCGGACCTTCCCACCTACACCCAGGTTCACGGCGCGGCCCGGAGCTACCACTCCGGCGGCGTGAACGTGGCCTTCTGCGACGGCTCCGTCCGGTTCATCAAGGACTCCATCAGCCTGCCCACCTGGCGGGCCCTGGGGAGCAAGGCCGGCGGCGAAATCGTCAGCGCCGACTCGTACTGA
- a CDS encoding RNA polymerase sigma factor → MSRGGELDALERQLEARDPDVRLMLQIRDDVPGAFEAMVARYQDRLVGVLFHIVGNQDEAEDLSQDVFLRVYKARKGYRPKAKFSTWLFTIANNLAMNHARTKGRNPSRPMGGAGDESRAESPALAVPGREKTASTQMRQVELSEVVREAMGSLNEDQKMAVLLNKFEEMSYAEIAQVMNRSPAAVKSLLARARNELRERLEPYLQLDDSVPRPRAEGR, encoded by the coding sequence TTGAGCCGAGGAGGAGAACTCGACGCGCTGGAACGGCAACTGGAAGCCCGCGATCCGGACGTGCGGCTCATGCTCCAGATCCGCGACGACGTCCCCGGCGCGTTCGAGGCGATGGTCGCGCGGTATCAAGACCGGCTCGTCGGCGTCCTCTTCCACATCGTCGGCAACCAGGACGAGGCCGAGGATCTCTCGCAGGACGTCTTCCTTCGGGTGTACAAGGCGCGCAAGGGATATCGACCCAAGGCGAAGTTCTCGACCTGGCTGTTCACCATCGCCAACAACCTGGCGATGAACCACGCGCGGACGAAGGGTCGCAATCCCTCTCGGCCGATGGGGGGGGCCGGCGACGAATCGCGGGCCGAATCCCCCGCCCTGGCCGTCCCCGGGCGCGAGAAAACCGCGTCGACCCAGATGCGCCAGGTGGAGCTTTCCGAGGTCGTCCGCGAGGCGATGGGGTCGCTCAACGAGGACCAGAAGATGGCCGTCCTCCTCAACAAGTTCGAGGAGATGAGCTACGCCGAGATCGCCCAGGTGATGAACCGCTCGCCGGCGGCCGTGAAGTCGCTGCTGGCCCGGGCGCGAAACGAGCTTCGCGAGCGGCTGGAGCCCTACCTCCAGCTGGACGACTCGGTTCCAAGACCCCGCGCCGAGGGGCGCTGA
- the rlmN gene encoding 23S rRNA (adenine(2503)-C(2))-methyltransferase RlmN: protein MQEGGEPQGIEVASKRPLFGASADELRAWIAEQGHKPYRAKQIQQWAFHRRAKTFADMTDVPLDLRKKLDAEWTLFATELAYRGIADDGTDKLLLRCRDGRNIECVSMSDPPRRTVCISTQVGCGMGCVFCASGLKGVERNLTSAEIFDQVLQAQSLLPPGESITHVVVMGMGESLANLDNLLVALDRFCSPEDGLGMSQRRVTISTVGLPAKIRKLAGMDRQYHLAVSLHAPTEALRDELVPVNEKVGLAAVMAAADEYFQITGRQVTYEYVLLGGVNDRREHATALGKLLKGRKAHVNLIPYNTVAGLPFQRPEPDDVRRFVETVRRFGVAVTVRRTKGREIDAACGQLRRRLEAPSEPVAIGSRP from the coding sequence ATGCAAGAAGGCGGAGAGCCGCAGGGGATCGAGGTCGCTTCGAAGCGCCCGCTGTTCGGGGCGTCGGCCGACGAGCTGCGCGCATGGATCGCCGAACAGGGCCATAAGCCTTATCGGGCCAAGCAGATCCAGCAATGGGCCTTCCATCGGCGGGCCAAGACGTTCGCCGACATGACCGACGTTCCGCTCGACCTGCGGAAGAAGCTCGACGCCGAGTGGACGCTGTTCGCCACCGAGCTGGCCTACCGGGGGATCGCCGACGACGGCACGGACAAGCTCCTCCTCCGCTGTCGCGACGGCCGGAACATCGAGTGCGTCTCCATGTCCGACCCGCCCCGGCGGACCGTCTGCATCAGCACGCAGGTCGGCTGCGGCATGGGCTGCGTCTTCTGCGCCAGCGGGTTGAAGGGGGTCGAACGCAACCTGACCTCCGCGGAGATCTTCGACCAGGTCCTGCAGGCCCAGTCTCTCCTGCCGCCCGGCGAATCGATCACGCACGTCGTCGTGATGGGGATGGGCGAAAGCCTGGCGAACCTGGACAACCTGCTCGTCGCCCTCGACCGATTCTGCTCGCCGGAGGACGGCCTGGGCATGAGCCAGCGGAGGGTGACGATCTCGACCGTCGGCCTCCCCGCGAAGATCCGCAAGCTGGCCGGAATGGACCGCCAGTACCACCTGGCGGTCTCGCTGCACGCTCCGACGGAAGCCCTCCGCGACGAGTTGGTGCCGGTCAACGAGAAGGTCGGCCTGGCCGCCGTGATGGCCGCCGCCGATGAATACTTCCAGATCACCGGCCGCCAGGTGACGTATGAGTACGTCCTGCTCGGCGGCGTCAACGATCGCCGTGAACACGCAACAGCGCTGGGCAAGCTCTTGAAAGGCCGCAAGGCGCACGTCAATCTGATCCCCTACAACACGGTCGCCGGCCTGCCGTTCCAGCGTCCCGAACCGGACGACGTCCGACGGTTCGTCGAGACGGTGCGGCGGTTCGGCGTGGCGGTGACGGTCCGTCGTACCAAGGGGCGAGAGATCGACGCCGCCTGCGGCCAGCTCCGTCGCCGCCTGGAGGCGCCGTCGGAGCCCGTCGCCATCGGATCGCGTCCGTGA